A stretch of Myceligenerans xiligouense DNA encodes these proteins:
- a CDS encoding hydrolase — translation MTHTAKVGLDALLTPEESVLLLIDHQPFQVANLHSHEPTMIINNTVGLAKFAKVFDVPTILTTVIEERGGHLIQAIQDVFPDQKPINRTSINTWEDRRVVEAVEKTGRKKLIIAGLWTEICVAMPAIHALADGYDVFVVTDASGGVSAEAHDMAVRRMERAGVTPVTWLVVSSEWQRDWAREETANQLGPILFEHGGATGVALAWELQLLATPTDGAGA, via the coding sequence CCGAGGAGAGCGTCCTGCTGCTCATCGACCACCAGCCCTTCCAGGTCGCCAACCTCCACAGCCATGAGCCGACCATGATCATCAACAACACCGTCGGCCTGGCCAAGTTCGCCAAGGTGTTCGACGTGCCGACCATCCTGACCACGGTGATCGAGGAACGCGGCGGCCACCTGATCCAGGCGATCCAGGACGTCTTCCCCGACCAGAAGCCGATCAACCGCACCTCCATCAACACCTGGGAAGACCGCCGTGTGGTCGAGGCCGTGGAGAAGACCGGGCGCAAGAAGCTGATCATCGCGGGCCTGTGGACCGAGATCTGCGTCGCCATGCCGGCCATCCACGCCCTGGCCGACGGGTACGACGTCTTCGTCGTCACCGACGCCAGCGGCGGAGTCAGCGCCGAGGCGCACGACATGGCGGTGCGCCGGATGGAGCGCGCGGGCGTGACCCCGGTCACCTGGCTGGTCGTGTCCAGCGAGTGGCAGCGCGACTGGGCCCGCGAGGAGACGGCCAACCAGCTCGGCCCGATCCTCTTCGAGCACGGCGGCGCCACCGGCGTCGCACTCGCCTGGGAGCTGCAGCTGCTGGCCACACCCACCGACGGCGCCGGCGCGTAG
- a CDS encoding M15 family metallopeptidase yields MTVVLLMGAVTLLAGAAAYPLIERAAGPALLAAHDALDPSPRPSGSTGRTGGDIPGGLAAPDDDLPAVTRLDPALHAAVRQAAKDASAAGIDFWITSGWRSPAYQQKLYDDAVRNKGPAEARRTVADAETSQHVSGDAVDIGPTEGAYWLIQHGADYGLCQVYANEIWHFELLTRPGGTCPPMHDDAGG; encoded by the coding sequence GTGACCGTCGTCCTGCTCATGGGAGCGGTCACCCTGCTCGCGGGCGCCGCTGCCTACCCGCTGATCGAACGCGCCGCGGGCCCGGCGCTCCTCGCGGCCCACGACGCACTGGACCCCAGCCCGCGACCGAGCGGATCGACCGGCCGAACCGGCGGAGACATCCCCGGCGGCCTGGCCGCGCCCGACGACGACCTCCCCGCGGTCACCCGGCTCGACCCCGCACTCCACGCCGCCGTCCGCCAGGCCGCGAAAGACGCGAGCGCCGCCGGCATCGACTTCTGGATCACGAGCGGATGGCGCAGCCCCGCCTACCAGCAGAAGCTGTACGACGACGCGGTCCGGAACAAAGGCCCCGCCGAGGCCCGGCGCACCGTCGCGGACGCCGAGACGTCACAGCACGTCAGCGGCGACGCCGTCGACATCGGCCCCACCGAGGGCGCCTACTGGCTGATCCAGCACGGTGCCGACTACGGCCTGTGCCAGGTGTACGCGAACGAGATCTGGCACTTCGAACTCCTCACGCGGCCCGGAGGGACCTGCCCGCCCATGCACGACGACGCCGGGGGTTGA
- a CDS encoding response regulator transcription factor, whose product MRVLVVEDEPYLAEAIRDGLRLEAIAADVAHDGGTALELVTTTAYDAVVLDRDIPGVHGDDVARRLAAEHAGVRILMLTAAGGLTDKVAGFELGADDYLTKPFAMRELVVRLRALARRPAAASPPVLELGPVRLDPFRREVYRDGRYIALTRKQFAVIEVLMNARGGVVSAEKLLERAWDENADPFTNAVRITISTLRKSLGDPWLIHTVPGAGYRFGERPEGERP is encoded by the coding sequence ATGCGAGTGCTGGTGGTGGAGGACGAGCCCTATCTCGCGGAGGCGATCCGTGACGGGCTCCGCCTGGAGGCGATCGCGGCCGACGTCGCGCACGACGGCGGTACCGCGCTGGAGCTCGTCACCACCACTGCCTATGACGCGGTGGTGCTCGACCGCGACATCCCCGGGGTGCACGGCGACGATGTCGCGCGCCGCCTCGCCGCCGAGCATGCGGGTGTGCGGATTCTCATGCTGACGGCTGCCGGTGGGCTGACGGACAAGGTGGCGGGGTTCGAACTGGGGGCCGACGACTACCTCACCAAGCCGTTCGCGATGCGGGAACTGGTGGTCCGGTTACGGGCCCTGGCCCGGCGTCCCGCCGCGGCCTCCCCTCCCGTGCTCGAACTCGGTCCGGTGCGTCTGGACCCGTTCCGCCGCGAGGTCTACCGGGACGGCCGGTACATCGCTCTGACGCGCAAGCAGTTCGCGGTGATCGAGGTCCTGATGAACGCCCGCGGCGGGGTCGTGAGCGCGGAGAAGCTGCTCGAACGCGCCTGGGACGAGAATGCCGACCCGTTCACCAACGCCGTCCGCATCACCATCTCGACGCTGCGCAAGAGCCTCGGCGACCCCTGGCTGATCCACACCGTGCCCGGGGCCGGGTACCGCTTCGGCGAGCGGCCCGAGGGCGAGCGGCCATGA
- a CDS encoding sensor histidine kinase gives MSGPSGAARRSPGPSVRLKLTLSYAGFLVVAGAALFAGLLAVLRFVPDENLYVYDGGFAPNRSDLLEVAVPTSGAALVFLAIVGLAGGWVLSGRMLAPLDRISQAAALAADGSLTHRVALEGPDDELRRLADTFDVMLGRLQHAFDEQRRFTANASHELRTPHTVTKSLLEVALADREGRDVDRLLTRLHETNERSIVLVESLLQLARLDHDELPTDPTDLSDVVREAVTVRETLATAAAEAAPGASPGGAEGAAPELVTALDPAPVQGDHVLLVQLVANLLGNAARHNLPAGGRIEARTGHDAAGRPTLVVENTGAVLDPALVATLTEPFVRGSARTRGRSRPVGSGLGLAVVSSIARAHAANLTLRPRPGGGLVVAVTFDRAGLA, from the coding sequence ATGAGCGGGCCATCGGGTGCGGCCCGGCGGAGCCCGGGCCCGTCGGTGCGCCTGAAGCTCACCCTCAGCTACGCGGGGTTCCTCGTGGTCGCCGGGGCGGCGCTCTTCGCCGGCCTGCTGGCCGTGCTGCGGTTCGTACCCGACGAGAACCTCTACGTGTACGACGGCGGCTTCGCTCCGAACCGCTCCGACCTGTTGGAGGTGGCCGTCCCGACATCCGGCGCGGCCCTCGTCTTCCTCGCGATCGTCGGACTGGCGGGCGGGTGGGTCCTGTCCGGCCGGATGCTCGCCCCGCTGGACCGCATCAGCCAGGCCGCCGCACTGGCCGCGGACGGCTCGCTCACCCACCGGGTCGCGCTCGAGGGACCCGACGACGAGCTGCGTCGGCTCGCCGACACGTTCGACGTCATGCTCGGGCGCCTGCAGCACGCCTTCGACGAGCAACGCCGGTTCACCGCCAACGCCTCGCACGAGTTACGCACGCCCCACACCGTCACGAAGTCCCTGCTGGAGGTCGCGCTGGCCGACCGCGAGGGCCGGGACGTCGACCGGCTCCTGACCCGCCTGCACGAGACCAACGAGCGCTCGATCGTGCTGGTGGAGTCCCTTCTCCAACTCGCCCGTCTCGACCACGACGAGCTCCCGACCGATCCGACGGACCTGTCCGACGTCGTCCGCGAGGCTGTCACGGTGCGGGAGACCCTGGCCACCGCCGCGGCCGAGGCAGCACCCGGTGCATCGCCCGGCGGAGCAGAGGGAGCCGCGCCGGAGCTGGTCACCGCGCTCGACCCGGCTCCCGTCCAGGGTGATCACGTCCTCCTCGTCCAGCTCGTCGCCAACCTGCTCGGCAACGCCGCACGCCACAACCTCCCGGCCGGCGGTCGCATCGAGGCCCGCACCGGGCACGACGCCGCGGGCCGCCCCACCCTCGTGGTGGAGAACACCGGCGCGGTCCTCGACCCGGCCCTCGTCGCCACCCTCACCGAGCCCTTCGTCCGCGGATCCGCACGAACGCGCGGTCGGAGCCGTCCGGTCGGAAGCGGCCTGGGCCTCGCCGTTGTCAGCTCCATCGCCCGCGCCCACGCAGCGAACCTGACCCTCCGCCCGCGCCCCGGCGGCGGCCTCGTCGTGGCCGTGACGTTCGACCGGGCCGGGCTCGCTTGA
- a CDS encoding RNA polymerase sigma factor — protein sequence MSRLRGLPGGDPPSAGDRVTELWRDHAWRVQAYAMRHADPHDAQEVVADTFLVAVRRVDDIPVDPLPWLLVVARNVLRNQQRAARRRRSAESALERLARVARTDGADEAVAQRDAMLVALNNLEPKEREALLLTGWDGLAPADAARVAGCGKAAFKMRLSRARRKLTALVGGHTTVREAGIAEDGPRNNRTAARRTR from the coding sequence GTGAGCAGATTACGAGGACTTCCCGGCGGTGACCCGCCGTCGGCCGGGGACCGCGTCACGGAGTTGTGGCGTGACCACGCCTGGCGGGTCCAGGCGTATGCGATGCGGCATGCCGACCCGCATGACGCCCAGGAGGTGGTGGCCGACACGTTCCTCGTGGCCGTCCGCCGTGTCGACGACATCCCCGTGGACCCCTTGCCCTGGCTGCTGGTGGTGGCCCGGAATGTCCTGCGCAATCAGCAGCGTGCCGCGCGGAGGCGCCGTTCCGCGGAGTCCGCGTTGGAGCGCCTCGCGCGCGTCGCCAGAACGGACGGTGCCGACGAGGCCGTCGCTCAGCGCGACGCGATGCTCGTGGCGCTGAACAACTTGGAGCCGAAGGAACGGGAGGCGCTCCTGCTCACGGGTTGGGACGGCCTGGCTCCGGCCGACGCCGCGCGCGTGGCCGGCTGCGGCAAGGCGGCTTTCAAGATGCGGCTGTCACGGGCGCGTCGAAAGCTGACCGCCCTGGTCGGCGGCCACACGACCGTTCGCGAAGCCGGGATCGCCGAGGACGGCCCGCGGAACAACCGGACAGCAGCGAGGAGGACACGATGA